In Candidatus Hydrogenedens sp., the genomic window GTGACCCCAGGTCCAGCAAGAGTAATGATACGCTGTAAATCCAGAAGTCCCGTCTTAAATAAGTAACCGATTGAGACGACATCCTGCAACCCAATATACCATACAGTTTTGGTACGGTCTACTGGGTCGAGAAAATGTATATGCGTCCCAGGTAAACCACTTGGATGCGGACCTTCAAATTCTTCTACCTGAACGTTTCCATCACCTTTCACTCCAAAATCTGCACCAGGCGTCTGACAGAAAAATACCTTTCCTTGTGTCAATCGCTTCATGACTTCTAATCCAATAGAAATATCTTCTTTTCGGTCTTTCACACATAATTGTAAATCTGGTGCCAAAGGATTACTATCCATGGCTGTAATGAAAATAGAATGAGGGATACTATTAATAGCAGGATTTTTCCCAAATGGGCGTGTCCGAAATGATAACCACATCCCAGATTCTATAAGTAAATTGCGAACATCGTCATCCGACAAATTACTAACTGCTTTCCCTTTGTAATTTTCAAATACCACCTGTTCCTCTGCAGATGGCATTCCAGAAATATCGTTTTCTTCAATCTCAATTACAACACTCTGCAACGCTCTTCGTTCACCACGATGAATTGCTTTAACTTCTCCTTTTGCAAAACTGGTATGAAGCACGCCAGGCAATTTTTTATTTTCAAATAGAACCTGCCCACGTTTTACTTTATCACCAACTGCAACCTTAAAAGTAGGACGCATACCTATATAATCTTGTGCAAGTATGGCGACACTTTTTACAGTCTTGTTCGTGTCAATGAGTGGCTCAGGTGAACCTGTGATAGGGAGGTCTAACCCTTTTTTAATTGTGTATTTACCCATAAATACAAAACCTGCCTGCTCTATATGAGTTTGAGTTTAGTGCATTATAATTAAGTAAACAACTTAAATTAGTCATTACTATAAAAAACTTCCATAATAATAATCAAATGCAAAATTAGAATAAAATTGATATAAATATATACCTAACGTTCGTTATATTTCAAATCGACAACTACCGCTTCTTAACACCTAAAAAATTGTAAGATATAATTATAAATTATCACAACTTTTTACAACAAAATTTTTATGTTATGTTGCTATAAATCCACCATCAACAATTAATTCTGCACCTGTCATCCAACTGGATTCATCTGATGCAAGAAATAGTGCAGTGTATGCAATATCTTCAGGTTTCCCAAGACGTTTTAGTGGCAAACTATCACCGATGGCTTTTTTCTTTTCAGGTGTTAAATAAGGTTCTTGCAATGGCGTATCTACCATCCCAGGATGAATAATGTTGCAACGAATATTATCTGGACCAAATTGTACTGCCAATGATTTTGCTAATGAGATTAGTGCACCCTTGGCACACGTGTATGAATCTTGTGCTAATGTAAATCCAACTAAAGCAGAAATAGAACCTACAAGTATGATGGAGCCACCACCTGCCTTTTGTAAATAGGGAATTCCATGTTTTGTCAAGAAGAACGCACCTTTTAAGTTTATCGCTTGAACGATATCCCAATTTTCCTCTGTTGTTTCAATAACAGACTTATCACGATCTTTCCATAATACACCCGCATTTGCATATAAAATATTCAATTTGCCAAATTGTTTGACTGCTTCCTCGACACCTGCTTTTACATCTGCCTCTTTACTTACATCACCAACAAACACAGCACACTTACCACCTTCGGATTTTATAATGTTTTCTGTTTCACGTGCCGCCTTTTCGTTCAAATCAAATATCAACACACTGGCTCCTTCACGTGCAAACAGAATCGAACCCGCACGACCCATACCTAAACCAGCACCCGTAATAATGGCTACTTTATCCTTTAATCTCATAAATATACTCCTTGTCCTTTTGTGGTTATTTGTGACAAATCTGAAAGGGAATACATATCATATATAAATTACATTGATGATTTAAATTTTCATTTTTCCTCAGGAATGTTCAATTTAATATTATCGACATGAAAGGTCTCTCCTTCCGTTCTGACATAATAAAATTCTGGGGAAAAATCTTCAAAATTCCAATTCAGTGAAGGAAGTATAAAAACAGGGGTTTCCCCTATAATGTATTTTTCTCTTTTATGTAGATGCCCACAAAACATAGCATTAGGTTTGTATTTTTTCAATATCTCGCTCAGTGCTTTCTGGTCGTTTGAAGAGAGATACATGTTACCTGCTTTTCCTTCATGATTAGGTGGAATATGAGCAAAAATAAAAATAAACGGATATTGTTGTCTATCTACGTTTAATTCTTGCTCTAACCAATTTTGTTGTTCTTGCCCTTTAATTCCTTCCGATTCAAAATGCCCGATATGGTCACCAGTGTCTGATGCATCACAAAGAATAATGAACTTTGCATTTCTATGCACAAAGGAATAAAAATCATTTTGCTTAAAATCCTGAGGGAACATATGCATAAATATCTTCCTATCCTCACGCTTTTCATGATTCCCAAAAACAATATGAAACGGAATTTCAGGTTTTAATTCATCGAATACGTTCTCAAACTCCTTTGCGTGAATATCCCCTGTTACAACTACGAACTCAGGTTTTGGCTCTAATTCATTCATTTGTTTAATGAGACTACTAAAATGCTTTATACCTTCCTTTTCTGAGAGATGTAAATCGGAAACAACCACAAATGAAATATTTTCCTCCGCCATCACATGCATAGACAAAGCGAGTAGTATTAAGAAAAAAATAAAAAAACAAAGCCTCTGCCTTTTCATGAACATATCTCCTTAATGTTGAATAAACCATCGGAACTAATTATATTGGGCTTTATTGTATCAAAGCAATAGGCTGTGCCCCATCACCTCCATTACCTTGACCCACTTCTAATGCTTGAAGAATCGCTAAACCCTGATGCTCATTTTTCAACCGAATCTCAACAATCCCATTTTTCGGTTGAATATCATTAACTATAATGTCTACCGCTTTATTATGCCCACCTGCAGTCGCAGAGATGTCCATGTTTTTAACCTTCTCAATGCCGTTAATATATATTGTTACTGCCCGTTGTTCAGGTGGCAGATTTCGAGTCTCTGCAAATTTTAGTTTTACATAATAGATTCCAGGAGCCACTGTTACATTTGTCCAGAATTCTTGTGCCTGAACCCCATATCGATATAATTCTGGGTCGGCCGTATTTAATATAGTAAATCGTGTTCGTTCTGTTATCCATGCTTGACGCACAATATTCATACCAGTACCTAATCGTGCAACAAACTCTGTTGCTGGTTTCCATCTATTGCCCTGACTATCAACGTAATCCTGCCTGCTTGTATAACCGAATATCATTCGTTGTGTTTCCGTCGGTCCTCCACCTGAACCATATCCGGCACTACCTTCCGCTGAAGAATACACAATTCCCTGCAGATAAATAGAAGCCCCTTTTGACAATGGATTTCCTATCCCCTTTACAACAATTCGTAATGTATGTTGCCCTTGTGATAAACCATTTCTGTAATACAATACCTGTTGTTCCCTTGTTTCATTAGGTGTCCAGCAATCTATAGTTACACGTTGCAGTACATCATCCAGATAAACGTCTGCTAAACCTCCATCGGGAGTGACCTTACCAATAACTCGAAGTTGATTCCCTGTAAAAGAACACGACACCTCCGCAGATTGTGATGAACTCATCAACATATTTTCTGAAACCTGCCAATCTCCAGAATAATTCAACTCCTTCAATGGAATAATCTGCTGAACATCATCACCTTCAATTAGGATTTCATCACACCCATCATGCCGAATCTGAACGATACAATCCCCATTAGAAAGAGTTTTAATTGTAAATCCATTCTGAGATAATTGTTCGCATCTGTCCAAAGCGACTCCATTTGCTCCTACTGATTTAGGTGTAAAAGCGAGTCTTAACACGTCGATATTATCCGCTAAAGAATTAAACGTTTTATAATAGACACGTCCTACTCCATACTCAACATACGTAACCACTGAATCAGTTCGTAAAATATGATTTTCACGATTTGCCCCACAAATCTCTGGCATCCATGCCATCATATTTAGCACATGCTTCAAAGCCATCGGATGGG contains:
- a CDS encoding Na(+)-translocating NADH-quinone reductase subunit A, which encodes MGKYTIKKGLDLPITGSPEPLIDTNKTVKSVAILAQDYIGMRPTFKVAVGDKVKRGQVLFENKKLPGVLHTSFAKGEVKAIHRGERRALQSVVIEIEENDISGMPSAEEQVVFENYKGKAVSNLSDDDVRNLLIESGMWLSFRTRPFGKNPAINSIPHSIFITAMDSNPLAPDLQLCVKDRKEDISIGLEVMKRLTQGKVFFCQTPGADFGVKGDGNVQVEEFEGPHPSGLPGTHIHFLDPVDRTKTVWYIGLQDVVSIGYLFKTGLLDLQRIITLAGPGVTKPRYIKTRLGANIDELVANELNSGEKRVISGSVWSGNIAKGEIFGYLGRYHQQISVLAEGREREFLGWLAPGKNKFSVLNLFASAWFGGKNKKFDFTTAMHGGHRAIIPIGVYEKVMPLDIIPTFLLRSLAMDDVERAEQLGCLELEEEDLALCSFVCPGKNDFGPMLRRNLELIEKEG
- a CDS encoding glucose 1-dehydrogenase; the protein is MRLKDKVAIITGAGLGMGRAGSILFAREGASVLIFDLNEKAARETENIIKSEGGKCAVFVGDVSKEADVKAGVEEAVKQFGKLNILYANAGVLWKDRDKSVIETTEENWDIVQAINLKGAFFLTKHGIPYLQKAGGGSIILVGSISALVGFTLAQDSYTCAKGALISLAKSLAVQFGPDNIRCNIIHPGMVDTPLQEPYLTPEKKKAIGDSLPLKRLGKPEDIAYTALFLASDESSWMTGAELIVDGGFIAT
- a CDS encoding metallophosphoesterase; translation: MKRQRLCFFIFFLILLALSMHVMAEENISFVVVSDLHLSEKEGIKHFSSLIKQMNELEPKPEFVVVTGDIHAKEFENVFDELKPEIPFHIVFGNHEKREDRKIFMHMFPQDFKQNDFYSFVHRNAKFIILCDASDTGDHIGHFESEGIKGQEQQNWLEQELNVDRQQYPFIFIFAHIPPNHEGKAGNMYLSSNDQKALSEILKKYKPNAMFCGHLHKREKYIIGETPVFILPSLNWNFEDFSPEFYYVRTEGETFHVDNIKLNIPEEK
- a CDS encoding malectin domain-containing carbohydrate-binding protein, with protein sequence MSISFVICFLYLHLSALEQTHYYAYDAVQDEYGVIAPWYTGLNGQWDYRVRIAGETLKRYPWAGKDKACTIAPEYVFNGTWSLSADGTISVPNLSDWDNGDLGQRSAYLLSGWVDYYRYTGDPSAIAHISILADFLLDYCVTSEDHSWPKFLISVPVKGKPYGHANAEGFIQLDIVAEVGIGLLHAYQLVGNERWLEAVKHWADLLAEKRSRNLGTPLWGRYANPEQVLWSDHMTGGIAFILTFFDELIKMGYTGQHNAVVEARDAGQTWLRDVLLPKWTVDDTWGRNYWDWEDPVQAENVTEFVVRYLISNPDVFPNWKNDARNILSLFLNRTSVCPNSRGDVYSGAWAYPESSGCCGRSLWYGPMELAPLWAEYGVKVNSPWATEVARRQAILTTYDCHENGIVEDNIDGGQIVAGGWFKIAHPMALKHVLNMMAWMPEICGANRENHILRTDSVVTYVEYGVGRVYYKTFNSLADNIDVLRLAFTPKSVGANGVALDRCEQLSQNGFTIKTLSNGDCIVQIRHDGCDEILIEGDDVQQIIPLKELNYSGDWQVSENMLMSSSQSAEVSCSFTGNQLRVIGKVTPDGGLADVYLDDVLQRVTIDCWTPNETREQQVLYYRNGLSQGQHTLRIVVKGIGNPLSKGASIYLQGIVYSSAEGSAGYGSGGGPTETQRMIFGYTSRQDYVDSQGNRWKPATEFVARLGTGMNIVRQAWITERTRFTILNTADPELYRYGVQAQEFWTNVTVAPGIYYVKLKFAETRNLPPEQRAVTIYINGIEKVKNMDISATAGGHNKAVDIIVNDIQPKNGIVEIRLKNEHQGLAILQALEVGQGNGGDGAQPIALIQ